Proteins found in one Pectobacterium atrosepticum genomic segment:
- a CDS encoding Gfo/Idh/MocA family oxidoreductase, which translates to MIRFAIVGTSWITRQFVDAAHETGKLKLTAIYSRTVEKAQPFQADYMVDTLFDSLETMAKSDLIDAVYLASPNSLHCEQALLFLSHGKHVICEKPLASNRYEVEQMIACARENQVVLFEAFKTASLPNFSVVQQALPKVGRLRKVVLSYCQYSSRYPRYLAGENPNTFNPAFSNGSIMDIGYYCLAFAVALWGEPCTTQASATLLESGVDAHGSIILNYGDFDVTIVHSKVSHSAIPSEIQGEDGSLVIEKVSECHNVKFIPREGKQLDLSQPQHINSMLYEAEVFAARVNDNDINHAELARSRTVAVLLTEIRRQTGVVFPADAATPGNAE; encoded by the coding sequence ATGATTCGCTTCGCTATTGTAGGAACCAGTTGGATCACCCGTCAGTTTGTTGATGCCGCCCATGAAACCGGCAAGCTGAAGCTCACCGCCATCTATTCCCGAACGGTAGAAAAAGCGCAGCCGTTTCAAGCCGATTACATGGTAGATACGCTATTTGATTCGCTGGAAACCATGGCGAAATCCGATCTTATCGACGCGGTGTATCTGGCCAGCCCTAACTCACTGCACTGCGAACAGGCCCTGCTCTTCCTGAGCCACGGCAAGCATGTCATCTGTGAAAAACCGCTGGCCTCCAACCGCTATGAAGTCGAACAAATGATAGCCTGTGCCAGAGAAAATCAGGTCGTGCTATTTGAAGCGTTCAAAACCGCCAGCCTGCCTAACTTTAGCGTGGTGCAGCAGGCGCTCCCGAAAGTCGGCAGATTGCGTAAAGTGGTACTGAGCTACTGCCAGTATTCCTCGCGCTACCCGCGCTATCTGGCTGGCGAGAACCCGAATACCTTCAATCCGGCGTTTTCAAACGGTTCCATCATGGATATCGGCTACTACTGTCTGGCCTTCGCCGTAGCGCTGTGGGGAGAACCCTGCACTACGCAGGCCAGCGCAACGCTGTTGGAAAGCGGTGTGGACGCACATGGCAGTATCATCCTGAATTACGGCGATTTCGATGTCACCATCGTCCATTCCAAAGTCAGCCACTCCGCCATTCCCAGCGAAATTCAGGGGGAAGACGGTTCGCTGGTGATTGAAAAAGTCTCTGAATGCCATAACGTGAAATTCATCCCGCGTGAAGGCAAGCAGTTGGATCTCAGCCAGCCGCAGCATATCAACAGCATGCTGTACGAAGCGGAAGTCTTTGCAGCGCGGGTGAACGATAACGATATCAACCATGCGGAACTGGCGCGCTCACGCACCGTCGCCGTGCTGCTCACGGAAATTCGCCGCCAAACGGGTGTCGTGTTTCCTGCCGATGCCGCGACGCCGGGAAATGCGGAATAA